In Kryptolebias marmoratus isolate JLee-2015 linkage group LG4, ASM164957v2, whole genome shotgun sequence, the following proteins share a genomic window:
- the arl8bb gene encoding ADP-ribosylation factor-like 8Bb, protein MLALINRLLDWFRSLFWKEEMELTLVGLQYSGKTTFVNVIASGQFSEDMIPTVGFNMRKVTKGNVTIKIWDIGGQPRFRSMWERYCRGVNAIVYMVDAADREKIEASRNELHNLLEKPQLQGIPVLVLGNKRDLPSALDEKQLIEKMNLSAIQDREICCYSVSCKEKDNIDITLQWLIQHSKSRRS, encoded by the exons ATGCTGGCCCTCATAAACAGACTCTTAGACTGGTTCAGGTCGCTCTTTTGGAAGGAGGAGATGGAGCTGACATTAGTGGGCCTGCAGTACTCGGGAAAGACCACATTTGTCAACGTAATTGCT TCGGGACAGTTCAGTGAAGATATGATTCCCACGGTCGGCTTCAACATGCGGAAGGTCACTAAAGGCAACGTAACAATAAAG ataTGGGACATAGGTGGACAGCCTCGCTTCAGAAGCATGTGGGAGCGCTACTGCAGAGGAGTCAATGCTATTGT TTACATGGTGGACGCGGCGGACCGAGAGAAAATAGAAGCTTCCAGAAACGAACTGCACAACCTTTTAGAAAAACCGCAGCTACAAGGAATTCCT gttcttGTTCTCGGCAACAAACGCGACTTACCCAGCGCACTTGATGAAAAGCAACTTATtgaaaaaat GAACCTGTCTGCCATTCAGGACAGAGAGATCTGCTGCTACTCTGTCTCCTGCAAAGAGAAAGACAACATTG ATATCACACTGCAGTGGCTCATCCAGCACTCAAAGTCGCGGAGAAGCTGA
- the LOC108244379 gene encoding N-acylethanolamine-hydrolyzing acid amidase has product MVTRAEALPPLLLLLLLLELSVSVSCRALTLAPPTLEINLDDKPEVRWTPLKEAYDIEYLKKAAADIVDSTVPKWVHHAIKPVVTSLERYVPQTYAGEIRGMATVLGGDLADIILLNFAYEITAFCTSILAQDTRGNVYHGRNLDYPHHILKNLTVNLIFRKNGKVAYLGTSFAGYVGLWTGQSPYKFTVSGDQRGTEHWWNWWKNFVSAFLLHRSPVSWLLRETLEEAESFQDAVMRLSKTPLITGVYYIVGGVRAGEGVIITRDRAGPVDIWPLDPLYGGWFRVETNFDHWRPPPPTDHRREVATKALNATGQANINMDKLYQVLTLDPVCNQITVYTTVMSAASPGNYSTVVRTKGCQKTD; this is encoded by the exons ATGGTGACCCGGGCCGAGGCGCTGCCCcctctgctcctgctgctcctgctgctcgaGCTCTCGGTCTCGGTCTCGTGCCGGGCTCTGACGCTCGCTCCACCCACGCTCGAGATCAACCTGGACGACAAACCTGAAGTCAGGTGGACGCCTCTGAAGGAAGCCTATGACATAGAATACCTGAAAAAAGCGGCAGCAGACATCGTCGA TTCCACAGTTCCAAAATGGGTACACCATGCCATCAAGCCAGTAGTGACGTCTCTGGAACGTTACGTTCCTCAGACGTACGCGGGGGAGATCCGCGGCATGGCCACAGTCCTCGGAGGAGACCTGGCCGACATCATCCTTCTCAACTTCGCCTATGAGATCACTGC ATTTTGTACAAGCATCCTGGCCCAGGACACGAGAGGAAACGTGTATCATGGCAGGAACCTCGACTATCCACATCATATTCTGAAGAATCTGACTGTTAACCTAATTTTTCGCAAGAATGGGAAG GTGGCGTACCTTGGAACCTCATTCGCTGGATACGTTGGTTTGTGGACGGGACAAAGTCCCTATAAGTTCACTGTGTCCGGAGACCAGCGAG GAACCGAGCACTGGTGGAACTGGTGGAAAAATTTTGTGTCGGCGTTCCTGCTCCACAGGTCCCCGGTCAGCTGGCTCCTGAGGGAG ACTCTGGAGGAAGCAGAGAGCTTTCAGGACGCAGTCATGCGTCTGTCGAAAACCCCCCTCATCACAGGGGTGTATTACATCGTGGGCGGTGTACGAGCAGGGGAGGGGGTCATAATCACCCGAGATCGAGCAGGCCCCGTGGATATTTGGCCACTGGATCCACTATATGGAGG atggttCAGAGTGGAGACGAACTTTGACCACTGGCGTCCTCCCCCTCCGACAGACCATCGAAG GGAAGTAGCAACCAAGGCACTGAACGCTACTGGCCAGGCTAACATCAATATGGATAAACTTTATCAG GTTCTGACGCTGGATCCAGTGTGTAATCA AATTACCGTCTACACGACAGTTATGAGTGCAGCCTCGCCGGGGAACTACTCCACGGTCGTCAGAACAAAG GGCTGCCAGAAGACGGACTGA